Proteins encoded together in one Musa acuminata AAA Group cultivar baxijiao chromosome BXJ3-6, Cavendish_Baxijiao_AAA, whole genome shotgun sequence window:
- the LOC135639599 gene encoding dof zinc finger protein DOF5.3-like isoform X1 → MEIPNAHSQAMARHHVDGLLVCPKNQLEQERRPRPHPEQALKCPRCASTNTKFCYYNNYSLSQPRYFCKGCRRYWTQGGSLRNVPVGGGCRKNKRSSSSFPSKMTQDLDLTATSSINPLPPTFVPPPLASDLTLAFSGLHKEPPTEHLGLENHCQSFLLEHASTESLLTTLSTNNGFLDTLRSGSVDALNPSGLNNPYYGFGVHGSVEVKVGVSVEDRLMFPVGGPGDAAARTVTGQGSWKDMDEGEAKVLMGLPWQVEGDGNMAVDSGRDWTGGASSWPGLMGSSLISAARTDMSSTIGDAYAFF, encoded by the exons ATGGAAATTCCTAATGCTCACAGCCAG GCAATGGCTAGGCATCATGTGGATGGACTACTAGTGTGCCCCAAGAACCAACTGGAACAGGAAAGAAGACCGAGGCCTCACCCAGAGCAGGCTCTCAAATGCCCCAGATGTGCTTCtaccaacaccaagttctgctactacaacaactacagcctCTCCCAGCCAAGGTACTTCTGCAAGGGTTGCAGGAGGTACTGGACTCAGGGAGGCTCTCTCAGGAATGTCCCAGTTGGAGGTGGCTGCAGGAAGAACAAGAgatcctcctcttccttcccttCAAAGATGACACAAGACCTAGATCTCACTGCCACCAGCTCCATTAATCCACTTCCCCCTACCTTCGTTCCTCCTCCACTTGCCAGTGATCTCACCTTGGCCTTTTCTGGCCTCCACAAGGAACCACCCACCGAGCATCTGGGACTGGAAAACCATTGCCAAAGCTTTCTTCTTGAGCATGCCAGCACCGAGTCTCTCCTCACGACCCTCTCAACAAACAATGGCTTTCTTGACACTCTAAGGAGTGGCTCTGTGGATGCCCTAAACCCAAGTGGTCTAAACAACCCTTACTATGGTTTTGGTGTCCATGGCAGTGTGGAGGTGAAGGTTGGTGTTAGTGTGGAAGATAGACTTATGTTTCCTGTGGGAGGACCGGGAGATGCAGCAGCTAGGACTGTAACTGGCCAAGGTTCATGGAAGGACATGGATGAAGGGGAGGCCAAAGTGCTGATGGGCCTCCCATGGCAGGTGGAAGGAGATGGGAACATGGCTGTGGATTCTGGAAGAGACTGGACTGGTGGTGCTTCTTCTTGGCCTGGACTTATGGGCAGCTCCTTGATTTCAGCAGCAAGAACAGATATGTCCTCCACCATTGGAGATGCCTATGCCTTCTTCTGA
- the LOC135639599 gene encoding dof zinc finger protein DOF5.3-like isoform X2 — protein MARHHVDGLLVCPKNQLEQERRPRPHPEQALKCPRCASTNTKFCYYNNYSLSQPRYFCKGCRRYWTQGGSLRNVPVGGGCRKNKRSSSSFPSKMTQDLDLTATSSINPLPPTFVPPPLASDLTLAFSGLHKEPPTEHLGLENHCQSFLLEHASTESLLTTLSTNNGFLDTLRSGSVDALNPSGLNNPYYGFGVHGSVEVKVGVSVEDRLMFPVGGPGDAAARTVTGQGSWKDMDEGEAKVLMGLPWQVEGDGNMAVDSGRDWTGGASSWPGLMGSSLISAARTDMSSTIGDAYAFF, from the coding sequence ATGGCTAGGCATCATGTGGATGGACTACTAGTGTGCCCCAAGAACCAACTGGAACAGGAAAGAAGACCGAGGCCTCACCCAGAGCAGGCTCTCAAATGCCCCAGATGTGCTTCtaccaacaccaagttctgctactacaacaactacagcctCTCCCAGCCAAGGTACTTCTGCAAGGGTTGCAGGAGGTACTGGACTCAGGGAGGCTCTCTCAGGAATGTCCCAGTTGGAGGTGGCTGCAGGAAGAACAAGAgatcctcctcttccttcccttCAAAGATGACACAAGACCTAGATCTCACTGCCACCAGCTCCATTAATCCACTTCCCCCTACCTTCGTTCCTCCTCCACTTGCCAGTGATCTCACCTTGGCCTTTTCTGGCCTCCACAAGGAACCACCCACCGAGCATCTGGGACTGGAAAACCATTGCCAAAGCTTTCTTCTTGAGCATGCCAGCACCGAGTCTCTCCTCACGACCCTCTCAACAAACAATGGCTTTCTTGACACTCTAAGGAGTGGCTCTGTGGATGCCCTAAACCCAAGTGGTCTAAACAACCCTTACTATGGTTTTGGTGTCCATGGCAGTGTGGAGGTGAAGGTTGGTGTTAGTGTGGAAGATAGACTTATGTTTCCTGTGGGAGGACCGGGAGATGCAGCAGCTAGGACTGTAACTGGCCAAGGTTCATGGAAGGACATGGATGAAGGGGAGGCCAAAGTGCTGATGGGCCTCCCATGGCAGGTGGAAGGAGATGGGAACATGGCTGTGGATTCTGGAAGAGACTGGACTGGTGGTGCTTCTTCTTGGCCTGGACTTATGGGCAGCTCCTTGATTTCAGCAGCAAGAACAGATATGTCCTCCACCATTGGAGATGCCTATGCCTTCTTCTGA
- the LOC135641789 gene encoding O-fucosyltransferase 13-like isoform X2, whose amino-acid sequence MRRDFCDGIGIARILNATLVLPKFEVAAYWNESSGFADVFDVDYFIQQTQGFVEVVKELPEEITSREPFRVDCSKRKGQFDYVEGVLPALLEHRYISLTPAMSQRRDRYPVYAKAALCQGCYNALRLNKALEAKGSELFKAIPKPFLTLHLRFEPDMVAYSKCDYPGLSSTSLAAIEAARGDRKSWTGDAARSWRNRGKCPLTPKETAFILQSLKIPTNTTIYLAAGDGLLEMEGFTSVYTNVYTKSSLLDSKDFNLMHGNTKAALDYYVSINSNAYIATYFGNMDKMVSAMRAANVHYRTLALSRRAFANLTALGLEGVELANALWKSHREDFVMGRGTALPDCFCESTL is encoded by the exons ATGAGACGCGAT TTCTGTGATGGCATTGGGATAGCTCGGATCCTAAATGCGACGCTAGTCTTGCCCAAGTTTGAGGTGGCAGCTTACTGGAATGAGTCGAG TGGCTTCGCCGATGTGTTTGATGTAGACTACTTTATTCAACAAACGCAAGGTTTCGTGGAAGTTGTGAAAGAGTTGCCAGAGGAAATCACATCGAGAGAACCCTTTAGGGTGGACTGCAGCAAACGCAAAGGCCAATTTGATTATGTTGAAGGAGTGCTCCCTGCTCTGCTGGAACATCGCTATATATCTCTAACGCCAGCTATGAGCCAGAGAAGAGATAG GTATCCAGTATATGCTAAGGCTGCTCTTTGTCAAGGGTGTTACAATGCGCTGCGCCTTAATAAGGCCTTGGAGGCTAAAGGTTCCGAGCTCTTCAAGGCAATACCAAAACCCTTCCTCACCTTACACCTCAGATTTGAACCTGACATGGTGGCCTACAGTAAATGTGACTACCCTGGACTCTCTTCCACGTCCTTGGCTGCTATCGAAGCAGCACGAGGGGATAGAAAATCATGGACCGGTGATGCTGCACGCAGTTGGAGGAATCGTGGGAAATGCCCTCTGACTCCAAAAGAAACAGCATTTATCCTCCAATCTCTTAAAATCCCTACAAACACAACGATCTATTTGGCAGCTGGAGATGGTCTCCTCGAGATGGAAGGCTTCACATCAGTTTACACCAATGTCTACACTAAATCTTCCCTCTTAGACAGCAAAGATTTTAATCTCATGCACGGCAACACGAAAGCTGCCCTGGATTACTATGTTTCGATCAACAGCAACGCATACATTGCAACTTATTTTGGAAACATGGACAAGATGGTATCAGCAATGAGAGCAGCGAATGTACATTACAGAACATTGGCTTTGAGCAGGAGGGCTTTTGCAAATCTTACAGCACTTGGGCTGGAAGGGGTGGAGTTGGCTAATGCTTTGTGGAAGTCTCACAGAGAAGATTTTGTGATGGGGAGGGGCACTGCTTTGCCTGATTGTTTTTGTGAATCTACTTTGTGA
- the LOC135641789 gene encoding O-fucosyltransferase 13-like isoform X1 produces the protein MSSSTQWHHQIHPLLRRHGFPLLLLPILLLVAALLFSPSAPNRFISSFGYFSPEVADTDIWSARRVVDWRPCVWWKNASLPALPAKTNGYIRVDCYGGLNQMRRDFCDGIGIARILNATLVLPKFEVAAYWNESSGFADVFDVDYFIQQTQGFVEVVKELPEEITSREPFRVDCSKRKGQFDYVEGVLPALLEHRYISLTPAMSQRRDRYPVYAKAALCQGCYNALRLNKALEAKGSELFKAIPKPFLTLHLRFEPDMVAYSKCDYPGLSSTSLAAIEAARGDRKSWTGDAARSWRNRGKCPLTPKETAFILQSLKIPTNTTIYLAAGDGLLEMEGFTSVYTNVYTKSSLLDSKDFNLMHGNTKAALDYYVSINSNAYIATYFGNMDKMVSAMRAANVHYRTLALSRRAFANLTALGLEGVELANALWKSHREDFVMGRGTALPDCFCESTL, from the exons ATGTCGTCGTCGACCCAATGGCACCACCAAATACATCCCCTGCTCCGCCGCCACGGCTTCCCCTTGCTCCTCCTCCCCATCCTCCTCCTCGTTGCCGCCCTCCTCTTCTCTCCCTCCGCCCCCAATCGCTTCATCTCCTCCTTCGG GTATTTCTCGCCGGAGGTGGCCGACACCGACATCTGGAGCGCGCGCCGGGTCGTGGATTGGAGGCCGTGCGTTTGGTGGAAGAATGCTTCCTTACCTG CTCTGCCCGCGAAGACCAACGGCTACATCCGGGTGGATTGCTATGGCGGCCTCAATCAGATGAGACGCGAT TTCTGTGATGGCATTGGGATAGCTCGGATCCTAAATGCGACGCTAGTCTTGCCCAAGTTTGAGGTGGCAGCTTACTGGAATGAGTCGAG TGGCTTCGCCGATGTGTTTGATGTAGACTACTTTATTCAACAAACGCAAGGTTTCGTGGAAGTTGTGAAAGAGTTGCCAGAGGAAATCACATCGAGAGAACCCTTTAGGGTGGACTGCAGCAAACGCAAAGGCCAATTTGATTATGTTGAAGGAGTGCTCCCTGCTCTGCTGGAACATCGCTATATATCTCTAACGCCAGCTATGAGCCAGAGAAGAGATAG GTATCCAGTATATGCTAAGGCTGCTCTTTGTCAAGGGTGTTACAATGCGCTGCGCCTTAATAAGGCCTTGGAGGCTAAAGGTTCCGAGCTCTTCAAGGCAATACCAAAACCCTTCCTCACCTTACACCTCAGATTTGAACCTGACATGGTGGCCTACAGTAAATGTGACTACCCTGGACTCTCTTCCACGTCCTTGGCTGCTATCGAAGCAGCACGAGGGGATAGAAAATCATGGACCGGTGATGCTGCACGCAGTTGGAGGAATCGTGGGAAATGCCCTCTGACTCCAAAAGAAACAGCATTTATCCTCCAATCTCTTAAAATCCCTACAAACACAACGATCTATTTGGCAGCTGGAGATGGTCTCCTCGAGATGGAAGGCTTCACATCAGTTTACACCAATGTCTACACTAAATCTTCCCTCTTAGACAGCAAAGATTTTAATCTCATGCACGGCAACACGAAAGCTGCCCTGGATTACTATGTTTCGATCAACAGCAACGCATACATTGCAACTTATTTTGGAAACATGGACAAGATGGTATCAGCAATGAGAGCAGCGAATGTACATTACAGAACATTGGCTTTGAGCAGGAGGGCTTTTGCAAATCTTACAGCACTTGGGCTGGAAGGGGTGGAGTTGGCTAATGCTTTGTGGAAGTCTCACAGAGAAGATTTTGTGATGGGGAGGGGCACTGCTTTGCCTGATTGTTTTTGTGAATCTACTTTGTGA